CCGTGCTCATGGATGTGCGAGCATCTCCTCAGGGGCAGGTCCTTCGCGTCTATGTCGAAGACCAGCTCCGCCCCGAGCCAGCCACCCATGCTTTTCGGCTCCTCGTAGAGCGCAACGCTTGAGTATATCGCGTATGGGGCCGTTGCCCTCACGTAGTCCTCCAGGTCGCGGACGTCCATGAAAACGTTCTTCCTGTCGCTCGGCCCCTCACCGGTGTGATCGAATCCGAACTCCCTCTCCTCAAGGGTCTTGACTATAAACTCCGGAAGCCTTTTGGCGCTCCATTCCTTTGAATAGTAGCGCTTCCGCTCCTTTTCCGTCGCCTCTCTGAACAGCTCAGCCATCTCCACCACCCTCGACGTTCTCTTCTTCCTTACCCTTTCTGCCCTCGATGTAGAGGCGCCTGAGATAGTAAGTCAGTGGATTCTTGATGTTCCTGCAGTGTCTGTCCGGCTTGCAGAGCTGCGGAGCGTTCGCCCGTATCTTGGAGCAGTTCGGCGGGAAGTACCACGTGGAGTTCCCGCTGTCCTCAAGGGTTGGCCTGTCGGTTAGGCCAAAGCCGAGGTGGTACCAGATGTTTTTGACCTCATGCGGCTGATCCTCGAAGAGGGGTGGAGAACAGCGGTTTCCGGCCTCGATTATGACGGGCAGTATCTCCTTCTCAACCACGCTAAGGTCGCTGACGCAGTCTCTTATTCTGACGTCCCTTCTGGAGGGGCTTGGACACAGTCTCGCGTAGCTCAGAAAACTCGTGAGGAGAACCGTTATGGCGTAGTTTCTCAGTCCCGAGGGGACACCCCCAAGGGCGATTTTCACGCACGGAGGGAAGAGTTCAAAGCGCAGTGGCTGGGCTTCAGCCGAGCCCATTCTCTCAAGTCTCTCTTTGAAGTACTCCCTTGCTATCTCGCCCAGCCTTTCGTAGAGCTGAAGGTAGTAGCCTGGAAGCTCATCTCTCACCTCATACAGAAGGTTAACGGCCCTTTCGAAGTTCTTCTCAAAGGACTTCTCCCAGAGCCTCAGGGCCTGCTCCGTGGTCAAATACGCGTGCCCCTTCCTGAGGTACACCTCTTTGAGGCTTCCCTCCCACAGCTCCAGGAACTTTCCAAGATGTACCTTGTACCTCAACCTCAGCCTTTCCCTCTCATCGGGAGGAAGTTCGTGGTGGTGGGTTCTCTCGAGTATCGTCCTGTCCCGCGGGGGTATGTCCCCCTCCCTAACGGTCCTCAGCTCGACCGCGGTTCCGCTTATTCTTCCCGCCCTTCTCAGCCTCTCGGAGTATATCTTTGAGTTGGCCTCCTTTACGAGCTCCATCTCAATGCCGTACGGGGAGAATGCGAGGGCACCGAGGAGCGCATAAAACGTCAGCAAATCCTGAACGTCACCCATATCGAGAACATCCCTTGGTACCTCTCCGGACTTTACCCATGAAACCCTCTCCAAGGCCTGTTCTATTCCAACGTAGGACGGGATTATCGACAGCAGTTCTGTTATTCCACCAAACTCTTCCTTCACGAGCCTTTTGGCTTTATCACCGAAGGGATCAAGCATGGCTTCACCTCTCATCGATAGGTTTACCTTGGGACATAAAACGGTTTCCGTGGCTGGGGGAGGTCACTCATGAATCGGGCCAATTTTTCAAAAAGCCTCAGAGAGGCTGTTTATGGTACTTGCAGGCGCAAATAGCGTAAACTTCCGAACAATCGCCCGGCCATATTGATTTAAACTGGAGTGGCCACTTGCACCCCAAAAGTTTTATATCTCTTTGGTTCCACATGTTATATTAGACATAAAGAGAGAGTTCGCAAAGATTTCACGGGTGATTTGGATGGTCATGAAATACACTGTCGAAAGAGTAAAGAGTGGCATTCCCGGTTTTGATGATCTAATCCAGGGCGGCTTTCCATTGGGAACCACAGTTTTGGTTACCGGCCCAACGGGCAGCGGTAAGACTACTTTTGGAGTTCAGTTCGTCTACAAAGGAGCTGCAGAGTACAATGAGCCGGGAGTCATAGTCACCCTTGAGGAAAGGGCACAGGACCTGAGAAGGGAAATGCTGGCCTTTGGGTGGGACCTTGAACAGTACGAGAGGGAGAGAAAGATAGCCATAGTTGACGGAGTGAGCGCTGTCGTGGGTCTCCCATCCGAGGAACAGTACGTCCTGGAAGGCAACCTCAACGCCGAGGACTTCCTCCGCTACGTCTACCGCGTCGTCAAGGCCATAAATGCCAAGAGGCTTGTTATCGACTCGATTCCCTCCATCGCATTCAGGCTCCAGGAGGAGAGCAAGATAAGGGAGGTTCTTCTCCAGCTCAACACGATACTCCTTGAGATGGGTGTCACGTCGATACTCACGACCGAGGCCCCCGACCCAAGCAGGGGTAGAATAAGCCGCTATGGGATGGAGGAGTACATAGCAAGGGGCGTTGTCCTTCTGGACTTCGTGGAAAAGGAAGTCGAACTGAAGCGCTATCTCCTCATCAGGAAAATGCGCGAAACCAAGCACTCGATGAAGAAGTATCCCTTTGAGATCAACGAGGAAGGTATCGTTGTCTATCCGAGCGGTGAAGTCTACTGACCCCTCTTCTTTATTCCCTTCCAGTTGGGGGTAAGGTTTTTAAGTTCCTGTTCTTACCATCAATCATGGTCACAAACAAAGAACTTAAAATTGTCCTTTTAATTGGTTCGGCAGTGGTTTTAATTGCGATGGCCACCATAGGTGCCTCGCCGGGGAAACTCGATAAGTTTACGGGGGTCTGTGTGTACTCCTCGGACTCATTCTCCATCCTGAGCGACGGCAGGATTTCCGTGGGGGTGTATTCACCTCTCCAGGAGGGAGTGGTCTATCGGGTGGAGGGGAGGATGTACAACACGAGTTCCGGTCTCAGGATCAGACACGTCCGAATAGAGCAAGCTGAACCAACGTTTCCGCTGTCCACCGTGAAGGGTGCCTACTGGACGTCCTCGGGTCATTACATATTGACGCCAGAGAAGGTAAAGCTGGCCGTCCCCCTGCCGGTTGAAAAAGGGGAAATGGTGACGGTGGAGGGAATATGGTACCGGAACAGGTTCTATCCCCTCGGGTACAGTGTGTTGGGGTTTTCCGAAAGGCCCAGAAACGGCATGCCCTGGCGGGTCGAGGGCACGGTGATTTACGGCGGCACAAGGCCGGTGCTCTGGAACGGAAGCGAGGAGGTGGTTCTTTACCTCCCCTACGGGACAGAGGTGGAGGTCGGGAGACGGGTTAGGGTGGTGGGCATAGTCAGGTTCTACTCACGGCTTTCCCTCATCGTTGACTCTCCAGACGATGTTCTCGTCGTGGGGCACGGTGAGAGGGTTCCTGTTTCGAAAGCGTCCATCGGGGACATCGCCGTTGGGAACTGCACGGTGATTGGTGTCGGCCGTTCGCTCAAGCTCGACTGCACGGGGCTAAGGCTCAGCAACTTCAGGGCGAGAGTGGGTGACAGGGTTTACTTTGAGGCGGTCAAAAGAAAATCCTCGCTCTACTGCGTTGATTGCCGCGTTATAGAGCCAAGGGAGCATCTCCCCAATGAGATATGCTCGTTCTCTGAGGGAAAGTTTGCCAGGATATCCGGACGGGTGGAGTGGGTCAAGGTGTACAAAAACGGCTTTGGGCTGGCCAACGTTACAGGGGATAAGTGTTGGGTACTTCTTAAGCTCAGAAAGTCCCTCGACGTTTCCCTGGAGGTCAACCAGAGCGTTACCGCCTATGGGTTCTTCACAACGTACAGGGGCATGCCCGCCTTTGAAGTCCCGTCGGGTGATGACCTTTGCTCGGAGAGATGCTGAAGGGCATTGCCGCCGGAACAATCAGCGGCGTTCTCCCGGGAATCCATGTGAATACTCTGGGGGCGTTTCTGGCGGAGGTCGGGACGAGCGGTAACCTGTTGCTGTTTTCGATGGGTCTGACCCACACGTTTCTCGATGTTGTTCCGTCGGCCTTTCTCGGTGTTCCCGATGAGGGAACTGCCCTCGGGATTCTCCCAGCACACAGACTCGTTCTTCGGGGGAGGGCAATGGAGGTCGTCAGGATAGCACTGTGGGCGAGCCTCCTTGCGGTACTGATGGCGATACCTCTTTCCCTGCTCTATCCATTCTTGGCCCGGGCCTACGCTCCCCGGACAGGTAGGATAGCGGTGGGCCTTCTGGCCCTACTTTTAATCCTCACGGAAAGCGGTTTGAAGAAGATTTACGCGATGCTGGTGTTCCTCCTCTCCGGTCTGCTGGGGATTCTGGCGTTCAGGCTCCCGCTGGAGGAGCCGTACTATCACCTCTTCACTGGTCTATTTGGCATTCCCGTGCTGGTTACGGCGCTGATAGGTGGGGGAGGAAACATCTCTGAGGGCAGTGCAGAAATTGATATGGATACAAAGCGCTTCATTGGCTTTTCTCTTCTGGGGACGTTCCTTGGAATGGTCGCCTCACTGATCCCGGCCTTCACCGCCTCCCAGGCGGCCCTTATGGGCTCTTTTTTCTCAAGGGATGAGCGCTCGTTCCTGACGGTTGTTTTTTCCGTCAACACCTCCAACTTTCTGTTCTCCTTCATGAACTTCCTGGAAACTGGGAGGGTAAGAAACGGCATAGTGGCCCTCATGAGTCCCCCGGGCCGGGGTTTTCTGCCGTACTACGCTCTGGCGGCGGTCTTTGTTTCCCTCCTAGTTGTGAGCTACGGAGAGGCCTTGGCGGGTGCTGTACTCAAGGCTCTGGCCCGCATACCCTACAGGCTCCTAAACGGCGCCGTTGTGATCCTCCTCGTGTTTCTGTCCTTATATTTCGATGGCCCTCTAGGACTTCTTGTCCTGGCGGGAGGGAGCATGGTAGGCCTTCTGGCGGTGCTCTTTGGGGTCAAAAGGACGAACTGCATGGGAGTCCTCATGCTCCAAATAATAATCGGATAAGAAGAGAGGATCAGACGGACTTTTCCTTAAGAATCCTCTGAAATTCGGCGTAGTCCGTTACTATCCTCCTGTCGTCCAGGGTCGTGAAGTATGCCTTCTTTCGTTTGATTTTTTTAACATCCGTGTACTTCATCTCGGGCGGATCGTAAGAACCCGGTTCGACAACCTCGTCTTCCACCGTGTAGGTCTCGAGGTCTGGCTGTCCGACGTACTTCCAGACCTCGTAGAAGACCTCGGGCTCAAGGTGGATTTCTCCGTCAATCTCTATCCAATCCGCCCCTATCTCCTCAAGAAACTCCTTCACTACCTCGAAGTGCATAGAACCACCGGCATAATATAGGACGCTAAGGGTTATATACCTATCGCCGAACTTCCACCGGTGGTGAGAGATGGCAAGGGTAATCGTTGACGCCCAGGCTGCGAGGGCAATAGGAAAGGGTGCGATGATAGTCTTCAAGAAGGGTGTTGTGAGAACGGAGGGCGAGTTTGAGCCGGGGGATGTAGTTGAGGTCTACACACGGGGCGGCAAGTTCCTTGGAAAGGGCTTCGTCAACCCCAACTCCAACATCATGATCAGGCTGGTGACCAAGGATCGCGAGACGGAGATAAACAAGGAACTCTTCCGTGAGAGAATCAGGAGGGCCAACGAGTACCGCAAGAGGGTTCTCGGCTACGATAAGGCTTACCGCATGGTATACGGCGAGGCGGACTACCTTCCCGGCCTTATAGTTGACCGCTTCAACGAGATAGCCTCCATCCAGATTTCAAGCATAGGGATGGAGAAGTTCAAACTCGACCTTGCGGAGGCAATAATGGATGCCGAGCCGGAAATCGAGACGGTCTTCGAGAAGAACACCGGCCGCTCAAGGAGGAGGGAAGGTCTGCCCGAGATAGAGCGCGTCCTCCTCGGCAAGGAGAAGTACCGGACGGTAATCAAAGAGGGCAAAGCCAGGTTCATCGTGGACATGCGCGGCCAGAAGACGGGCTTCTTCCTCGACCAGAGAGAGAACCGCATTGCACTGGAGAAGTACGTCAAGCCGGGGATGCGCGTTCTGGACGTCTTTACCTACACGGGCGGCTTCGCGATACACGCGGCCGTTGCCGGCGCTGACGAGGTTGTGGCGGTGGACAAGTCTCCCTGGGCCATCAACATGGTCAAGGAGAACGCCAAGCTCAACGGCGTCGAGGATAGGATGAAGTACGTCGTTGGGAGCGCCTTCCCGATCATGGAGGAGATGATAAAGCGCGGTGAAAAGTTCGACATAGTTATCCTCGATCCCCCCGCCTTCGTCCAGCACGAGAAGGACCTCAAGAGGGGGCTTCGCGCTTACTTCAACGTGAACTACGCCGGCTTACAGCTGGTGAAGGAGGGCGGAATACTCGTGACAGCTTCCTGCTCCCAGCACGTGGACATGCAGGCCTTCAAGGACATGGTTATTGCAGCGGCAGCCAAGGCCGGCAAGTTCCTCAAGCTCCTTGAGCCCTACAGGACGCAGGCCCCAGATCACCCGATACTGATGGCCTCGAAGGACACGGAGTATCTCAAGGCCCTCTTCCTCTACGTTGAGGATATGAAATGATTGAGCGGGGACGATGAGGAGAAAGCACCTCCCCTGAGACCGGCGTGAATGCTGAGACGCCCACGGTCTGAGTCCCTCAATTGGTCGCTTTACCACCGAAACTCTTTTTTATTTGGTTGTTCAAACGACCAAAATCGCAGAAGTTATGGTTGTTACAACGACTATTACAGCCTGAGTATCAAACTGTGCCTCCACCTGGTTCCGGCCTTGAACCTGATGTCCCTGACTGAGTAGCCTAACTCTTCTCCCTTTTCCGTTATGGCTTTAATCAGGGGCTCCTTGTCGGGGAGGAAAAGGGCGACCTTTCCTCTGGGGTCCAGATGGTCCAGGGCTTCTTTAATGAGCCTCACAGAGAACCCCTCGCCGTATTCTCCACCCCCAACACCTTCCTTCTCCGTTAGAACCCCCTTCGTCGGCCTCTCATAGTAGGGCGGGGCGGAGAAGATAACATCGAACTTCTCCCCCGTGGGGATTACTCCCTTTATTATCCCCCCATCGCTCTTGATGAGCCTTACCTTAGCGAGGTTCCCCTCAACGTTCCTCATCGCGTACTCGAAGAACTCATCGTCGAGCTCTGTCGCGGTAACGTCACAGTTGAATATTTTCGCCGCCATGAGGGCCATTAAAGCCGTGTGCCCCGTCCCTATCTCCAGAACCCTCTCTCCCCCGCGCAGGAATGTCTTGAGGAAGAGGTAGCGCGAAACCGGGGTCGTGACGAGCCCCCTCGGGTGATACTCTATATCGAGACCGAAGACCGCTTTAGCAATCGCCCTGTTGTAGAGTATCCTCGCTTCCCTGTTCGAGAAGTCAAGCCTTCCGCGTTCGTCGAGATATTTCTCCAGCTCCGGAAACAGCTTCACTGCCTCTTTTACCGGCAGTCCGAGCTTTCCGTCCTTCCAGGTGGGCATGGTGGAGGATGGAAAAGGGAGGAGAAAAGGTTTTCGCTCAGAGAAGCGCCAGAGCGGCCATGACCTTCGCGTCCTCGACCATGTTCTCTATCTTCGCGTACTCGTTGGGCTGGTGGGCGGTCTCGTCGAGGGTCGCCCACACGACCGCCGGAATCCCGAGCTTCCTGAAGTAGGCCGCAAAGGTTCCGCCGCCTATTCCGCCGACCTTTGCCTCCTTCCCGCGGAGCTTCCTGAGCGCTTCCTGGAGGAGCTTCACTATCTCGCTGTTCGGGTCGGTCGGCTCTGGAGCGTCCATGCGCTGGAGAACCTCGAACTCTATCTCGGGCAGAACTTTTCCATCGAACTCCTTCCGGTATCTCTCCTTGACCTCCTCCGCCAGTCTTTCGGCGTCTCTCAGGATATCGTCTATGCTGTACCTCGGCAGAATCCTGCAGTCGAAGACGACCTCGTGCTCGCCCGGCGCTATGTTCGGGCTGTCGGCCGGGCCGCGAACCATCGTCGGCTCGAAGGTGCTCTCCGCTGGCTCGAAGAGCTCGTCCCTCTCGCCGTACTTCTCATGTAGGAGCCTGTCGAGGTGGTACGCAAAGTCCAGAGCAACGCGGTGGGCGTTGAGGCCCTTGTCGGGCATGCTCGCGTGAACCTGCCTGCCCCTGACCTTTATCCTGAGCCAGAGGATGCTCTTCTCGGCCACCTCGATGAAGGTTCCATCCTCGTTTCCACCGTCGGGGACGAGAACCAGGTCATCCCTGCGGAACAGCTCCGGGTGCTCCCTCATCAGCCACTCGACACCGTACTTGCTCCCCGTCTCCTCGTCGCTGACGAAGGCTAGGATTACGGTTCTCTTTGGCCTTATCCCGAGGTTCATCATGGCCTTTACAGCATAAAGGCTCGCGACGAGGCTCTGTCCGTTGTCCTCGCTTCCCCTTCCGTAAACCTTGCCGTCCTTGACGACCGGTTTGAAGGGCTCGGTGACCGTCCACCTGCTCATGTCGCCGGGCGGAACGACGTCTATGTGGGTGAGAATCCACAGCCTCGGACTGTCCTCACCCTTTTCACCGTAGTAGTACGCTAAAATGCTCGGCCTCACTCCGTTCTTGGCCCTCTCGTCCGGCGCGTTGTAGACCTCGACCTTGTCGAAGGGCCAGGCCCTGATTATCTCAAGCAGCTTCTGGGCCTTGTCATATTCTCCCTCGTAGCCGTAGTCCGGGCTTATGGCCGGTATCTTTATGAGTTCGACGAGGGTTTCAACCATGTCATCGCGGAGCTTTTCTATCTCCTTAGAGACCTTTCCGAGGGTTTCGCTCATTCCGATCACCACCTAAACTATCTCGTCCGTCCTTTTAAACTCAATCAAATACCTCTTCCCCAGTTCGAGGAGAAAGACTACCAAGCGCTCGTATAGGGGCTCGACTTCATCACCGAAGCGCGCTCGGAGAGCCTTCCCTATCTCCATAACGTTTCTCCTCCCGTCGCAGAGCTCCCAGATGTACGCTCCAACTTCGTCGAGTTCTATTCTCCTGTGCTCGCCGTGGAGCTTTCTCGCGAGAAAGTCAAGCTTTGAGTCCATTGGAATGAGGAGGTAGTACTTCCCATCGATTTTCCTCAGCTCGACCTTTTCGTTGCGGACTGGGACAAGGTTCATGTATTCCTCCATGGTTCTTCCTCCAGTGCTCAAAATTTAAAGGTTGGGAAGAAAAAAACGGGCAGTCACTCCTTCCTGCCCGTCATGTAGAGCCAGACGGCTATTCCTGCCAGGGCAAGGACACCGATGAGGTTGCTACTGAAGCCGAAGCTCGGTGCAACACCGGCAACTATGAGTGCCGCGAAGAATATGCCCATAAGGGCCTCACCGGCGATGAGTCCAGCCGCACCGAGGACACCCGGGTCGGTCGGCTTCTCTGCCCCGTCTCCCCTGGCCTTGCCGACGAAGTACCTGAGGAGACCGCCGATGAATATCGGGACGCCGAGGCTGAGCGGCAGGTAGATGCCGACCGCGACAGGCATGACCGGGGTTCTGAACTTGGAGCCCCTCATTGCGAGTATCTCGTCGAGGATTATGAGGGCTATGGCTATCCCGGCGCCGATGTAGATCATGTTCCACTCAAGGTTGCCGGTGAAGACACCCTCGGTGACCTTGGCCATGAGGAAGGCCTGCGGCGCGGCTAAAGCGTTCTCCTTGGCGGTCGGGGTTCCGGCTATACCGTAGGCCTGGATGAGCAGGTTGAGCACCGGGGCCATGACGAGGGCGGCGAAGAACGTTCCAACTATCTCGAAGACCTGCTGCCTCTTGGGGGTCGCGCCGACGAGGTAACCGGTGGCAAGGTCCTGCATGGTGTCACCGGCTATGGCAGCTGCCGTACATATCACAGCGGCGACGAGTATGGTGGCCGCCATGCCCTCCATTCCGCTGAGGCCGAGGGCCTTGAGCACGAAGGCAGTGAAGAGCAGGCTCATGATGGTGATTCCCGAGACCGGGTTGTTGGATGAACCGACGACACCCGCCAGGTAGCCAGCTATCGAGCTTCCGAGGAAGCCGACGATGAGGAGTATCACCGCCATAACCGCCGCGATTCCTATTGATCCGATGATGTGGAAGTACAGCAGGAACAGTGGTATCACGAAGGCCGCTATGAGTATCAGCACGTAGTTGAGCGGAAGGTCTTCCTCGGTTCTGAGGACTGCCTCTCCCGCCTGCCTCTTCTTGGCGACCTCAAGACCCGCCTTGATGCCCCTCTTTATCGGGTTCCTGAGCTTAATGAGGCTCCAGATTCCACCGACGACCATTGCACCAACGCCCATGTACCTGATCTTGGTGCTCCATATGACCCACGCGAGGTCGATAGGACTGAGGTCGGTGCCGCTCATCTGGCCCGCGTATATGGGTATGGCTATGAACCAGGCTATTGCACCGCCGAGGAACACGAGGAAGGCTATGTTAAGGCCGACGATGTAGCCGACGGCAATGAGCGCCGC
This window of the Thermococcus sp. genome carries:
- the priL gene encoding DNA primase large subunit PriL, with product MLDPFGDKAKRLVKEEFGGITELLSIIPSYVGIEQALERVSWVKSGEVPRDVLDMGDVQDLLTFYALLGALAFSPYGIEMELVKEANSKIYSERLRRAGRISGTAVELRTVREGDIPPRDRTILERTHHHELPPDERERLRLRYKVHLGKFLELWEGSLKEVYLRKGHAYLTTEQALRLWEKSFEKNFERAVNLLYEVRDELPGYYLQLYERLGEIAREYFKERLERMGSAEAQPLRFELFPPCVKIALGGVPSGLRNYAITVLLTSFLSYARLCPSPSRRDVRIRDCVSDLSVVEKEILPVIIEAGNRCSPPLFEDQPHEVKNIWYHLGFGLTDRPTLEDSGNSTWYFPPNCSKIRANAPQLCKPDRHCRNIKNPLTYYLRRLYIEGRKGKEEENVEGGGDG
- a CDS encoding ATPase domain-containing protein, coding for MVMKYTVERVKSGIPGFDDLIQGGFPLGTTVLVTGPTGSGKTTFGVQFVYKGAAEYNEPGVIVTLEERAQDLRREMLAFGWDLEQYERERKIAIVDGVSAVVGLPSEEQYVLEGNLNAEDFLRYVYRVVKAINAKRLVIDSIPSIAFRLQEESKIREVLLQLNTILLEMGVTSILTTEAPDPSRGRISRYGMEEYIARGVVLLDFVEKEVELKRYLLIRKMRETKHSMKKYPFEINEEGIVVYPSGEVY
- a CDS encoding tripartite tricarboxylate transporter permease, which gives rise to MLGEMLKGIAAGTISGVLPGIHVNTLGAFLAEVGTSGNLLLFSMGLTHTFLDVVPSAFLGVPDEGTALGILPAHRLVLRGRAMEVVRIALWASLLAVLMAIPLSLLYPFLARAYAPRTGRIAVGLLALLLILTESGLKKIYAMLVFLLSGLLGILAFRLPLEEPYYHLFTGLFGIPVLVTALIGGGGNISEGSAEIDMDTKRFIGFSLLGTFLGMVASLIPAFTASQAALMGSFFSRDERSFLTVVFSVNTSNFLFSFMNFLETGRVRNGIVALMSPPGRGFLPYYALAAVFVSLLVVSYGEALAGAVLKALARIPYRLLNGAVVILLVFLSLYFDGPLGLLVLAGGSMVGLLAVLFGVKRTNCMGVLMLQIIIG
- a CDS encoding DUF5748 family protein, which encodes MHFEVVKEFLEEIGADWIEIDGEIHLEPEVFYEVWKYVGQPDLETYTVEDEVVEPGSYDPPEMKYTDVKKIKRKKAYFTTLDDRRIVTDYAEFQRILKEKSV
- a CDS encoding class I SAM-dependent rRNA methyltransferase; amino-acid sequence: MARVIVDAQAARAIGKGAMIVFKKGVVRTEGEFEPGDVVEVYTRGGKFLGKGFVNPNSNIMIRLVTKDRETEINKELFRERIRRANEYRKRVLGYDKAYRMVYGEADYLPGLIVDRFNEIASIQISSIGMEKFKLDLAEAIMDAEPEIETVFEKNTGRSRRREGLPEIERVLLGKEKYRTVIKEGKARFIVDMRGQKTGFFLDQRENRIALEKYVKPGMRVLDVFTYTGGFAIHAAVAGADEVVAVDKSPWAINMVKENAKLNGVEDRMKYVVGSAFPIMEEMIKRGEKFDIVILDPPAFVQHEKDLKRGLRAYFNVNYAGLQLVKEGGILVTASCSQHVDMQAFKDMVIAAAAKAGKFLKLLEPYRTQAPDHPILMASKDTEYLKALFLYVEDMK
- a CDS encoding class I SAM-dependent methyltransferase, translated to MPTWKDGKLGLPVKEAVKLFPELEKYLDERGRLDFSNREARILYNRAIAKAVFGLDIEYHPRGLVTTPVSRYLFLKTFLRGGERVLEIGTGHTALMALMAAKIFNCDVTATELDDEFFEYAMRNVEGNLAKVRLIKSDGGIIKGVIPTGEKFDVIFSAPPYYERPTKGVLTEKEGVGGGEYGEGFSVRLIKEALDHLDPRGKVALFLPDKEPLIKAITEKGEELGYSVRDIRFKAGTRWRHSLILRL
- a CDS encoding M20 family metallo-hydrolase, with translation MSETLGKVSKEIEKLRDDMVETLVELIKIPAISPDYGYEGEYDKAQKLLEIIRAWPFDKVEVYNAPDERAKNGVRPSILAYYYGEKGEDSPRLWILTHIDVVPPGDMSRWTVTEPFKPVVKDGKVYGRGSEDNGQSLVASLYAVKAMMNLGIRPKRTVILAFVSDEETGSKYGVEWLMREHPELFRRDDLVLVPDGGNEDGTFIEVAEKSILWLRIKVRGRQVHASMPDKGLNAHRVALDFAYHLDRLLHEKYGERDELFEPAESTFEPTMVRGPADSPNIAPGEHEVVFDCRILPRYSIDDILRDAERLAEEVKERYRKEFDGKVLPEIEFEVLQRMDAPEPTDPNSEIVKLLQEALRKLRGKEAKVGGIGGGTFAAYFRKLGIPAVVWATLDETAHQPNEYAKIENMVEDAKVMAALALL
- a CDS encoding PqqD family protein, which codes for MEEYMNLVPVRNEKVELRKIDGKYYLLIPMDSKLDFLARKLHGEHRRIELDEVGAYIWELCDGRRNVMEIGKALRARFGDEVEPLYERLVVFLLELGKRYLIEFKRTDEIV
- a CDS encoding OPT family oligopeptide transporter — encoded protein: MEFKPYIPPEKSLPEYTIKAFVLGVILSIVMGAANAYLGMYAGMTVSASIPAAVISMAILFAFKDRNILENNMVQTAASAGESLAAGVIFTFPALVVLGYYTTFPYYIVTLIAALGGSLGALFTVVLRRAFIVEEKLPYPEGTACAEVLIAGDKGGSHAKPILYGGIFGGLFKLLGSSGLWRGTVEAAKMVGSRVYYFGSDLSAALIAVGYIVGLNIAFLVFLGGAIAWFIAIPIYAGQMSGTDLSPIDLAWVIWSTKIRYMGVGAMVVGGIWSLIKLRNPIKRGIKAGLEVAKKRQAGEAVLRTEEDLPLNYVLILIAAFVIPLFLLYFHIIGSIGIAAVMAVILLIVGFLGSSIAGYLAGVVGSSNNPVSGITIMSLLFTAFVLKALGLSGMEGMAATILVAAVICTAAAIAGDTMQDLATGYLVGATPKRQQVFEIVGTFFAALVMAPVLNLLIQAYGIAGTPTAKENALAAPQAFLMAKVTEGVFTGNLEWNMIYIGAGIAIALIILDEILAMRGSKFRTPVMPVAVGIYLPLSLGVPIFIGGLLRYFVGKARGDGAEKPTDPGVLGAAGLIAGEALMGIFFAALIVAGVAPSFGFSSNLIGVLALAGIAVWLYMTGRKE